The following are encoded together in the Culex pipiens pallens isolate TS chromosome 1, TS_CPP_V2, whole genome shotgun sequence genome:
- the LOC120428527 gene encoding cytochrome P450 315a1, mitochondrial isoform X4, whose translation MCNAAKPWLYVKRSIGSAVAGTKKGQIPFERLPGPWALPVLGPINDAVRLGNPKTFLIVFHQHQLFSLHLTVSNYHRKFGPIFRIKISQANAVFIKDPEMMRSVFVYEGKYPKHPLPESWTYFNQKHKCKRGLFFMDDEEWFKYRKLLNPLMMRDTDWMVLPIQRMCEKAVQSLSEGVTKDNPSYEIQNIESTLYKWSIEVILCLMLGNSYNTTNMAKLNTLVNDFSRTVHTIFQYSSELMMIPPHLADCLQLSAWKKFERLVPETLALANKIIDISLDDIERGDGLLSKMQDCIASRDDIKRIFADLIIAAGDTTSFSMIWCFYLLGRHQILQDQIRSGIYENFKSPHPLVIGTVREALRMFPVAPFIGRILKKDAVIGEYSIPKHVML comes from the exons ATGTGCAACGCTGCAAAGCCGTGGCTATACGTAAAGCGTAGTATAGGCTCAGCCGTAGCTGGTACGAAAAAAGGTCAGATTCCATTCGAGCGCCTTCCAGGTCCATGGGCCCTCCCAGTATTAGGCCCGATCAATGATGCTGTGCGTCTTGGAAACCCAAAAAC ctttctGATTGTTTTCCATCAACATCAACTTTTCAGTTTGCATCTGACTGTTTCAAATTACCACCGAAAATTTGGACCGATATTTCGGATTAAAATATCCCAGGCAAATGCGGTGTTCATAAAAGATCCGGAAATGATGAGAAGTGTGTTTGTTTATGAGGGCAAGTATCCCAAACATCCGCTACCTGAGTCTTGGACATATTTCAACCAAAAACACAAATGTAAACGTGGCTTGTTTTTTAT GGATGATGAGGAATGGTTCAAGTATCGAAAGTTACTCAACCCGCTGATGATGCGTGATACTGACTGGATGGTTTTACCAATACAACGAATGTGTGAGAAAGCTGTTCAGAGCTTATCTGAAGGAGTTACTAAAGATAACCCATCATACGAAATCCAAAACATCGAGTCTACACTCTATAAATGGTCCATTGAAG TTATCCTATGTCTAATGCTAGGCAACTCGTACAACACAACGAACATGGCAAAATTAAATACCCTCGTTAATGATTTCTCACGCACAGTGCATACAATTTTCCAATACAGTTCCGAGTTAATGATGATTCCACCACATCTGGCAGATTGCCTGCAGCTAAGTGCATGGAAAAAATTCGAACGATTAGTTCCAGAAACCCTAGCTTTAG CAAATAAAATTATCGACATTTCACTAGATGATATTGAGCGTGGGGACGGATTGCTGTCAAAAATGCAGGATTGCATTGCATCTCGAGACGACATTAAACGAATATTTGCAGATTTAATTATCGCAGCTGGAGATACG ACTTCTTTCAGCATGATTTGGTGCTTTTATCTGTTGGGAAGACACCAAATACTGCAGGACCAGATAAGAAGtggaatatatgaaaatttcaaatctccTCATCCATTAGTGATCGGAACAGTTCGAGAGGCTTTAAGGATGTTTCCGGTAGCGCCGTTCATTGGGCGCATACTGAAAAAGGACGCAGTGATTGGAGAATACAGTATACCGAAACATGTAATGCTTTAG